A window of the Equus asinus isolate D_3611 breed Donkey chromosome 20, EquAss-T2T_v2, whole genome shotgun sequence genome harbors these coding sequences:
- the LOC106827780 gene encoding olfactory receptor 7A5-like, which translates to MEPGNQTSISEFLLLGFSEDSEYQLILFGLFLSMFVVTVLGNLLIILAITSDSHLHTPMYFFLSNLSSADICFTSTTVPKMLVNIQTRSKSITYVGCITQMYFFMVFGGMDTFLLTVMAYDRFVAICHPLHYPVIMNSHLCGLLVLVSWFVSLSYSLIQSLLMLQLSFCANHVIPHFYCELAQALMLACSDTLVNHIILYMVAGFLGIAPFSGILFSYTQIVSSILRIPSANGKYKAFSTCASHLSTVSLFYGTGLGVYLSSDSSSWRGMIASVMYTVVTPMLNPFIYSLRNRDIKRALQKVLRRTLYVQ; encoded by the coding sequence ATGGAACCAGGAAATCAGACAagtatttcagaatttttactCCTGGGATTTTCAGAAGACTCAGAGTATCAACTCATCCTATTTGGGCTATTTCTGTCTATGTTTGTGGTCACTGTGCTCGGGAACCTGCTCATCATCCTGGCCATCACCTCTGATTCCCACCTCCACACTcctatgtacttcttcctctctaACTTGTCCTCGGCTGATATCTGTTTTACTTCCACCACTGTCCCAAAGATGCTAGTGAACATTCAGACACGGAGCAAATCCATCACCTATGTAGGTTGCATCACCcagatgtatttttttatggtttttggAGGTATGGACACTTTTCTCCTcactgtgatggcctatgacagGTTTGTGGCCATCTGTCACCCATTGCACTACCCAGTTATCATGAACTCCCACCTATGTGGCCTGCTGGTTCTTGTGTCCTGGTTTGTCAGCTTGTCATACTCCCTGATCCAGAGTCTGTTGATGTTGCAACTGTCCTTCTGTGCCAATCACGTTATTCCACACTTTTACTGTGAACTTGCTCAGGCTCTCATGCTTGCCTGCTCAGACACACTTGTCAAtcacatcattttatatatgGTAGCTGGCTTTCTTGGCATTGCTCCCTTCTCAGGCATTCTTTTCTCCTATACTCAAATTGTCTCCTCAATCCTGAGAATCCCATCAGCCAATGGGAAATATAAAGCATTTTCTACCTGTGCATCTCACCTGTCCACGGTTTCTTTATTCTATGGGACAGGCCTTGGTGTGTATCTCAGTTCTGACTCATCTTCCTGGAGGGGCATGATTGCCTCAGTGATGTACACCGTGGTCACTCCAatgctgaaccccttcatctacagcCTGCGGAACAGAGACATCAAGAGGGCTCTACAAAAAGTTCTCAGGAGAACACTCTATGTTCAGTGA